From a region of the Oscillatoria sp. FACHB-1407 genome:
- the pheS gene encoding phenylalanine--tRNA ligase subunit alpha, translating to MATVLNELESQLTHLRQEAQDAIANTTTLEQLEQLRIKYLGKKGSLSQVLGGMGKLDASDRPRIGALANEVKEVLQTALDQKRETLQAAQIEAQLAAEKIDVTMPGVYIPQGHTHPLTSTIERVLDIFVGLGYTVAEGPEMETDYYNFEALNFLEDHPARDMQDTLYLPDGNLLRTHTSSVQIRYMENNDPPIRVAIPGRCYRRDTVDATHSAVFHQVEILAVDEGLTFTDLRGTLKVFLEEIFGDIQIRLRPSFFPFTEPSAEVDVMWRGRWLEVMGCGMVDPNVLKAVGYDPEIYTGFAAGFGVERFAMVLHQMDDIRRLYNSDLRFLRQF from the coding sequence ATGGCTACAGTGCTCAACGAGCTTGAATCTCAACTAACCCACTTGCGGCAGGAGGCGCAGGATGCGATCGCCAATACGACGACGTTGGAGCAGCTAGAACAACTGCGGATCAAGTATTTAGGGAAGAAAGGTAGCCTCTCCCAGGTGTTAGGAGGGATGGGGAAACTGGACGCGAGCGATCGCCCCCGCATCGGTGCCCTTGCCAATGAAGTCAAAGAGGTGTTGCAGACAGCCCTCGACCAAAAACGCGAGACTTTACAGGCGGCTCAGATTGAGGCTCAACTGGCAGCCGAAAAAATCGATGTGACGATGCCAGGAGTATACATACCGCAAGGGCATACCCACCCACTGACAAGCACAATCGAGCGGGTGTTAGACATTTTCGTAGGGTTGGGCTACACGGTTGCCGAAGGCCCAGAGATGGAGACGGACTACTACAACTTCGAGGCACTCAACTTTTTAGAAGACCATCCGGCACGCGACATGCAGGACACCTTGTATCTGCCGGATGGCAACCTGTTGCGGACGCACACCTCGTCAGTGCAGATCCGCTACATGGAGAACAACGATCCACCCATTCGAGTGGCGATTCCGGGACGGTGCTACCGCCGCGATACGGTTGATGCGACCCACTCAGCGGTGTTCCATCAAGTTGAGATTTTGGCGGTGGATGAAGGGTTGACCTTTACCGATCTGCGCGGAACGCTGAAAGTCTTTTTAGAAGAGATCTTTGGTGATATTCAGATTCGTCTACGTCCCAGCTTCTTCCCCTTTACTGAACCGTCCGCTGAGGTGGATGTGATGTGGCGCGGTCGCTGGCTAGAGGTGATGGGCTGCGGCATGGTCGATCCCAATGTGTTGAAAGCAGTGGGCTACGATCCCGAAATCTATACCGGGTTCGCAGCGGGCTTTGGGGTGGAGCGATTCGCCATGGTGTTGCACCAGATGGACGACATCCGTCGGCTCTATAACAGTGACTTGCGCTTCTTAAGGCAGTTTTAG